Within Paramormyrops kingsleyae isolate MSU_618 chromosome 24, PKINGS_0.4, whole genome shotgun sequence, the genomic segment agcagaaatgacttggggtcagtaatccaggagacatggaggtgtacagtaaatatccattgtcttcccaacatcagtcactgaatggtattaaaaaagcactggagagttcaaagcatacaattctcacagtctatcagcaccaccaacattcagatgtaaatgagcttcagatgtaaatgcacgctggccgaccagatcaccccccctggaaagaaaatatccctattcccttttattgtccttggtgattttaacagagtgaatctacaccaggaacttcctaaacacagacagcatatcgactgccccaccagggacaacatcacactggaccactgttacaccattttaaaagatgcctatcgctctgtcccccgggcagctttaggacattctgatcactgtatggtccatcttattccaatttacaggcaacagcttaaacgtgccaagcctgtagtcaaaactgtgaagaagtggaccaatgcagcaaagcaggaactgcaagactgttttgactgcactaattggactgtctttgaagctgcatctgataatctggatgagctgacagacactgtgacatcatacatcagtttttgtgaagatgtgtgtgtcccgaccaagaccttctgcacatacaacaacaataaaccatggttcactcccaaactgcaacatcttcaccaggccaaggaggatgcctacagaagtggtgacagggccctgtacaggcaggccaggaacacgctgaccagggagatcaaagtggcaaaaagaagctactctgagaagctgaaagaacggttctcagccaatgaccctgcatcagtgtggagaggcctgcgagatatcaccagcaacagacgacccctaccccccgctgaagcaaacaaagacctggcagacgagctgaacaacttctactgcaggtttgagataaacagattcacaccccccatccaccccactccagagacaataaccctcatcacacctctcacccccctatcctcccccctggaactcagaatacacgaagcggaagtgagccggctgttccagaaacagaaaaccaagaaggccccgggaccaaacggtgtatccccctcctgcctcaaaacctgtgctgatcagctggctcccatcttcacccgcatcttcaatagattTCTGGAGTTGTGTGTAGTTCCCTcctgcttcaaacgctccaccattatcacggtccccaaaaaacccaccattacaggactgaatgactacagacctgtcgccttgacgtctgtggtcatgaaatcctttgaacgcctggttttagcccatctaaaggacattacaggacaccagctgtaccccctgcagtttgcctatcgggcaaacaggtcggtggatgatgcagtgaatatggggctgcattatatcctgcaacatctggaccgtccaggaacttatgccaggatcctgtttgtggactttagttcggctaaacgagcatagattttaacgagcagttaaaatcatttcagatccgtcacatcctggacacaatcttctccagctacccccctctggcagacgctacagatctgtttacaaaaactgtttacactatacctcgcaccttaaaattgcacagtgttactcacctgtgtatatttataatttttcacatttgtattgtatgtgtgttgtattgtactgtatttgtacagtatttcttgtatagggtattttgtttttaaagtgtcacttattgtagagctgggtgatatggcctaaaaataaaatctccgatTTCCGATTTCAATCgattctcccctcccctacacaaaatcaaactactttatttagctt encodes:
- the LOC140582256 gene encoding uncharacterized protein codes for the protein MSFRCKCTLADQITPPGKKISLFPFIVLGDFNRVNLHQELPKHRQHIDCPTRDNITLDHCYTILKDAYRSVPRAALGHSDHCMVHLIPIYRQQLKRAKPVVKTVKKWTNAAKQELQDCFDCTNWTVFEAASDNLDELTDTVTSYISFCEDVCVPTKTFCTYNNNKPWFTPKLQHLHQAKEDAYRSGDRALYRQARNTLTREIKVAKRSYSEKLKERFSANDPASVWRGLRDITSNRRPLPPAEANKDLADELNNFYCRIHEAEVSRLFQKQKTKKAPGPNGVSPSCLKTCADQLAPIFTRIFNRFLELCVVPSCFKRSTIITVPKKPTITGLNDYRPVALTSVVMKSFERLVLAHLKDITGHQLYPLQFAYRANRSVDDAVNMGLHYILQHLDRPGTYARILFVDFSSAKRA